A single region of the Streptomyces virginiae genome encodes:
- a CDS encoding sulfite oxidase, whose translation MEQPSVRDVSTPGRIASPGEGIGPDELALAARNHGLPLEALRYEVTPPGLHYVLVHYDIPAADPAGWSLTIDGRVRTPLALDLAALHAFPTVTHRVTMECAGNGRARLTPRPVSQPWLVEAVGTADWTGVPLRLVLAEAGVRPDAVEAVFTGADHGVERGVEQDYRRSLPVAAATGDDPEVLIAHTMNGLPLPPQHGCPLRLVVPGWYGMAHVKWLREITLVDAPFTGFQQSVAYRYRSAADDPDDPGEPVTRIAPRALMVPPGFPDFMSRTRVVHPGPVPLEGRAWSGHGAVDRVEVSADGGRTWIRAEVTPPGPHRWAWQAWSCVWAAAPGRHTLTVRATDAEGGTQPLEQPWNRGGFGNNLVQEVPVLCC comes from the coding sequence ATGGAGCAGCCGTCGGTGCGGGACGTCAGCACCCCGGGCCGCATCGCGTCGCCCGGCGAGGGCATCGGCCCGGACGAGTTGGCGCTCGCGGCCCGCAACCACGGACTCCCGCTGGAGGCCCTGCGCTACGAGGTCACACCGCCGGGACTGCACTACGTCCTGGTCCACTACGACATCCCCGCCGCCGACCCGGCCGGATGGTCCCTCACCATCGACGGCCGGGTGCGTACCCCGCTGGCCCTGGACCTCGCCGCGCTGCACGCGTTCCCCACGGTCACCCACCGCGTCACGATGGAGTGCGCGGGCAACGGCCGGGCCCGCCTGACACCCCGGCCCGTCAGCCAGCCGTGGCTGGTCGAGGCGGTGGGCACCGCCGACTGGACGGGCGTACCGCTGCGTCTGGTGCTCGCCGAGGCCGGGGTGCGACCGGACGCCGTCGAGGCCGTGTTCACCGGCGCCGACCACGGGGTCGAGCGCGGCGTCGAGCAGGACTACCGGCGCAGCCTGCCCGTGGCCGCCGCCACCGGGGACGACCCCGAGGTGCTGATCGCCCACACGATGAACGGCCTGCCCCTGCCCCCGCAGCACGGGTGTCCGCTGCGGCTGGTCGTCCCCGGCTGGTACGGCATGGCGCACGTCAAATGGCTGCGCGAGATCACCCTCGTGGACGCGCCGTTCACCGGGTTCCAGCAGTCCGTGGCCTACCGCTACCGGTCGGCCGCCGACGATCCCGACGACCCCGGCGAGCCGGTCACCCGGATCGCGCCGCGCGCCCTGATGGTCCCGCCGGGATTCCCCGACTTCATGTCCCGCACCCGCGTCGTGCACCCCGGCCCGGTACCGCTGGAGGGGCGGGCCTGGTCCGGCCACGGGGCCGTCGACCGGGTGGAGGTGAGCGCCGACGGGGGCCGCACCTGGATCCGGGCCGAGGTCACGCCGCCGGGACCGCACCGGTGGGCCTGGCAGGCCTGGTCCTGCGTCTGGGCGGCGGCGCCGGGACGCCACACGCTCACCGTCCGCGCCACGGACGCCGAGGGCGGCACGCAGCCCCTCGAACAGCCGTGGAACCGGGGCGGTTTCGGCAACAACCTGGTCCAGGAGGTCCCGGTGCTGTGCTGCTGA
- a CDS encoding DUF6879 family protein, with amino-acid sequence MASSSTLAELFERFQHEAFRLETLDDYSGSGNVDAYRAFQAGQKRPEGYNAGWVEELRGLTHEGKRVYRVHVLKRPLTEYLRFELGWGYRTNMTGGEEFFILDVTDTPNPLDAVPDFWLFDSKDTAVMRYDAGAYLGADVLPQGEASAYVAYRETALAHAEPFTDWWAKYGE; translated from the coding sequence ATGGCCTCATCTAGCACCCTGGCCGAGCTCTTCGAGCGGTTCCAGCACGAGGCGTTCCGCCTGGAGACTCTGGACGACTACAGCGGCTCCGGGAACGTTGACGCCTACCGCGCCTTCCAGGCCGGTCAGAAGCGGCCTGAGGGCTACAACGCCGGATGGGTCGAAGAACTCCGGGGGCTCACGCACGAGGGCAAGCGGGTGTACCGCGTGCACGTCCTGAAGCGGCCCCTCACGGAGTACCTCCGATTCGAGCTGGGGTGGGGCTACCGGACGAACATGACCGGCGGGGAAGAGTTTTTCATCCTTGACGTGACGGACACCCCGAACCCGCTCGACGCCGTTCCGGACTTCTGGCTCTTCGACTCCAAGGACACGGCCGTGATGCGGTACGACGCCGGGGCGTACCTAGGCGCCGACGTTCTGCCACAAGGCGAAGCCTCCGCTTACGTCGCCTACCGGGAAACGGCACTCGCCCACGCGGAGCCGTTCACCGACTGGTGGGCCAAGTACGGCGAGTGA
- a CDS encoding S8 family peptidase, with protein MTAFAVFLPAAALLAATVTGSPPAPDADTTAPDATAPYVVVLKDTTSRAPTRALAAEAVDAGDEVGPVYEAALNGFAVRTTAARAAALAADPRVASVEPDAEFHTTDELPTGPQTPAPWSLDRIDQRELPLDGSYSYPGRAEGVTVYVLDTGINTGHREFGGRARAGYNALFLASSRDCSGHGTHVAATVGGETYGVAKGVSLVGVKVADCRGSAPLSAILKGVDWVVKDAAKAPTTPAVANMSIGGSRSRALDTAVIRAVAKGITFTVAAGNDGKNACGGSPAAVPQALTVGATDAEDRRAPFSDHGPCVDLSAPGVRITSAWKDSTTATARASGTSMAAPHVAGVAALVLARGTARTPAQVSEELLRSAVSDHITGLPAGTPNLLLHTPTGR; from the coding sequence ATGACCGCATTCGCCGTGTTCCTCCCCGCCGCCGCCCTGCTCGCGGCCACCGTCACGGGCTCGCCGCCGGCTCCGGACGCCGACACCACCGCCCCCGACGCCACCGCCCCCTACGTCGTCGTCCTCAAGGACACCACCTCCCGCGCGCCGACCCGCGCTCTGGCCGCCGAGGCGGTGGACGCCGGCGACGAGGTCGGACCCGTCTACGAGGCCGCCCTGAACGGCTTCGCCGTCCGCACCACGGCCGCCCGGGCAGCCGCCCTGGCCGCCGACCCGCGGGTGGCGTCCGTGGAGCCCGACGCGGAGTTCCACACCACCGACGAACTCCCGACCGGGCCGCAGACCCCCGCGCCCTGGTCACTGGACCGGATCGACCAGCGCGAACTGCCGCTCGACGGCTCGTACTCGTACCCCGGCAGGGCCGAGGGCGTCACCGTCTACGTGCTCGACACCGGTATCAACACCGGCCACCGGGAGTTCGGCGGCCGCGCCCGAGCCGGCTACAACGCGCTGTTCCTCGCCAGTTCCCGCGACTGCAGCGGCCACGGCACGCATGTCGCGGCGACCGTGGGCGGGGAGACGTACGGGGTGGCCAAGGGAGTCTCCCTCGTCGGGGTGAAGGTGGCCGACTGCCGTGGCTCCGCGCCCCTGTCGGCGATCCTCAAGGGTGTCGACTGGGTGGTGAAGGACGCCGCCAAGGCCCCCACCACCCCCGCCGTGGCCAACATGAGCATCGGCGGCAGCCGTAGCCGTGCGCTCGACACCGCGGTGATCCGGGCCGTGGCCAAGGGGATCACCTTCACCGTGGCCGCCGGGAACGACGGCAAGAACGCCTGTGGCGGATCCCCTGCCGCCGTCCCCCAGGCCCTCACGGTCGGGGCGACCGACGCCGAGGACCGCCGGGCGCCCTTCTCCGACCACGGCCCCTGCGTGGACCTCTCGGCGCCCGGCGTGCGCATCACCTCGGCCTGGAAGGACTCCACCACCGCCACGGCCCGCGCCTCCGGCACCTCGATGGCCGCCCCGCACGTGGCCGGGGTCGCCGCGCTCGTCCTGGCGCGCGGTACAGCGCGCACCCCGGCGCAGGTGTCCGAGGAACTGCTGCGCAGCGCCGTGTCCGACCACATCACCGGGCTCCCGGCCGGCACCCCGAACCTGCTGCTCCACACCCCCACCGGACGCTAG
- a CDS encoding serine/threonine-protein kinase — MNSATEVFEPLRADDPSTVAGYRIAARLGAGGMGRVYLSHTQGGRPVAIKVVRPELAEDPAFRRRFRREVEAARRVRGAYTAELIDADADAATPWLATLYVPGPSLSQAVTRRGPLPVPAVLWLMAGVAEALQAIHGAGIVHRDLKPSNVLLAADGPRVIDFGISLASDTTAHTATGATIGTPQYMAPEQASAGEVTAAADVFALGQTAAFAALGEPLYGTGPSATVLYRIVHSEPDLSRVPPELRPLLARCLATDPQERATPAEIVAWCRTELGEDADADGGPALWREVTGPQVTVPEPVPEPIPMPMPIPMRLPASGPAPLAGHTMHQVWQPPEPAAPEGPEQRRKRRRRGALVAAASIVTVAVLLGTAWSVVDRAADNLRDRAKSPTAKGTSAGPAGSASGDPTRKSAEAGSQAGPTPSPSPTPSVAPKAFPYPALRMNDSNSVGIKEPVERATRSGDLRLACGRGNCELQSDTSVIVQLSGKPNGSLESCRAALDGKGTRSQSLDSAASGSEFCVKHQSGDIALLVLAIKSTPWMENLPSFLVADMTVWRVA; from the coding sequence ATGAACAGCGCGACCGAGGTGTTCGAGCCACTGCGGGCGGACGATCCGTCCACCGTGGCCGGATACCGCATCGCGGCCCGGCTCGGTGCGGGCGGCATGGGCCGGGTCTACCTGTCCCACACCCAGGGCGGCCGCCCGGTGGCGATCAAGGTCGTACGCCCGGAACTGGCCGAGGACCCGGCGTTCCGACGGCGGTTCCGCCGTGAGGTGGAGGCCGCTCGACGGGTCCGGGGCGCGTACACCGCCGAGTTGATCGACGCCGACGCGGACGCGGCGACGCCCTGGCTGGCCACCCTCTACGTACCCGGGCCCTCGCTCTCGCAGGCCGTGACCCGGCGCGGGCCGCTGCCCGTGCCCGCCGTGCTGTGGCTGATGGCGGGTGTGGCCGAGGCGCTGCAGGCCATCCATGGTGCGGGCATCGTGCACCGCGACCTCAAGCCGTCGAACGTGCTCCTGGCCGCCGACGGGCCCCGCGTCATCGACTTCGGCATCTCGCTGGCCTCCGACACCACCGCGCACACCGCCACCGGCGCCACCATCGGAACGCCCCAGTACATGGCCCCCGAGCAGGCGTCGGCGGGTGAGGTCACCGCGGCCGCCGACGTGTTCGCGCTGGGCCAGACCGCGGCGTTCGCCGCGCTGGGCGAGCCGCTGTACGGCACCGGCCCCTCCGCCACCGTGCTGTACCGGATCGTGCACTCCGAGCCCGACCTGTCCCGGGTCCCGCCGGAGCTTCGTCCGCTGCTCGCCCGGTGCCTGGCCACCGATCCGCAGGAGCGGGCCACCCCCGCGGAGATCGTGGCGTGGTGCAGGACGGAACTGGGCGAGGACGCCGACGCGGACGGCGGCCCGGCACTCTGGCGCGAGGTGACCGGACCGCAGGTGACGGTCCCGGAGCCCGTGCCGGAGCCGATACCGATGCCGATGCCGATCCCGATGCGGCTTCCGGCGTCCGGTCCGGCTCCCCTCGCCGGGCACACGATGCACCAGGTGTGGCAGCCTCCGGAGCCGGCAGCTCCGGAAGGGCCGGAGCAACGGCGCAAGCGCCGACGGCGGGGCGCCTTGGTCGCCGCCGCGTCGATCGTGACGGTCGCCGTGCTGCTGGGCACCGCCTGGTCGGTCGTCGACCGGGCGGCGGACAACCTGCGCGACCGCGCGAAGTCCCCGACGGCCAAGGGAACCTCGGCGGGTCCGGCCGGCTCGGCGAGCGGCGACCCGACCCGCAAGTCCGCCGAAGCCGGGTCGCAGGCCGGCCCGACCCCGAGCCCGAGCCCGACCCCGAGCGTTGCCCCGAAGGCCTTCCCCTACCCCGCGTTGCGCATGAACGACAGCAACTCGGTGGGCATCAAGGAACCGGTCGAGCGTGCCACCCGCTCCGGGGACCTGCGACTGGCCTGCGGCCGGGGGAACTGCGAACTGCAGAGCGACACCAGTGTGATCGTCCAGCTGTCGGGCAAACCGAACGGCTCCCTCGAATCCTGTCGGGCCGCCCTCGACGGTAAGGGCACGAGAAGCCAGTCACTGGACAGTGCGGCGTCCGGCAGCGAGTTCTGCGTCAAGCACCAGTCGGGGGACATCGCGCTGCTCGTGCTCGCCATCAAGTCGACCCCGTGGATGGAGAACCTGCCGAGCTTCCTGGTGGCGGACATGACGGTCTGGCGCGTGGCCTGA
- a CDS encoding helix-turn-helix domain-containing protein: MNKAQLGAALRALREASGKEAKAVARSALMSPSKLSKIENANLLPSATDVERILTAIGVSEAIKAEYTEAARAATTEATAWRLLKRAGIHKGQQAAKALEAQMALLRLFQPALVPGLLQTPEYIRAILQRHDLSEDALSRTISGRLERQAVLFDSTKKLRFVITESVLRWRIVPPQMMAAQLDRIVSMSRLAHVDIRVVPLSAPQTDIANHAFVVRDDRMVTVETVHAEIVVTDPRDVEMYVRKFEGFEQIALSGDGMRSFVESLRDGFLREQETG; the protein is encoded by the coding sequence GTGAACAAGGCACAGCTCGGGGCCGCGCTGCGGGCACTGCGAGAGGCATCCGGCAAGGAAGCCAAAGCGGTCGCCCGTAGCGCCCTCATGTCTCCGTCCAAGCTCTCCAAGATTGAGAACGCCAACCTCCTCCCGAGCGCCACGGATGTGGAGCGCATCCTCACCGCCATAGGCGTCTCTGAAGCCATCAAGGCGGAGTACACGGAAGCGGCCCGCGCAGCGACCACGGAGGCCACCGCGTGGCGGCTCCTCAAGCGAGCCGGCATCCACAAGGGCCAGCAGGCGGCTAAGGCCCTAGAAGCTCAAATGGCCTTGCTGAGGCTGTTTCAACCGGCCTTGGTGCCAGGGTTGCTCCAGACACCTGAGTACATCCGCGCCATCCTCCAGCGCCATGACCTGAGCGAGGACGCACTTTCGCGGACGATCAGCGGCAGGCTTGAGCGTCAGGCGGTGCTGTTCGACAGCACGAAGAAGCTGCGCTTCGTCATTACGGAGTCTGTCCTTCGGTGGCGGATCGTCCCGCCGCAGATGATGGCCGCACAGCTCGACCGCATCGTCTCGATGTCCAGGTTGGCTCACGTGGACATCAGGGTCGTGCCGCTGTCCGCCCCTCAGACGGACATCGCCAATCACGCCTTTGTCGTCCGAGACGACCGGATGGTGACGGTCGAAACCGTCCACGCCGAGATAGTCGTAACGGACCCGCGAGACGTCGAAATGTACGTCCGGAAGTTCGAAGGATTCGAGCAAATCGCCTTGTCCGGCGACGGAATGCGGAGCTTCGTCGAGAGCCTGCGAGATGGATTCTTGAGGGAACAGGAAACGGGCTAG
- a CDS encoding phospholipase has product MRRRRLPALVPALATATATAVLALAPAAWSAPQVPADKPQVLSRWTQTGVASYQEWAEAREHRAAWAAYGFDWSTDHCTSSPDNPLGFPFADACARHDFGYRNHRAAGLFPAAKTRLDLAFHADLKRVCAHYSGSRRSSCEGTAWTYYQAVRLLGIS; this is encoded by the coding sequence ATGCGCCGTCGCCGCCTCCCCGCTCTCGTCCCGGCCCTCGCCACCGCCACCGCCACCGCGGTGCTCGCCCTCGCCCCGGCGGCCTGGTCGGCGCCGCAGGTCCCGGCCGACAAGCCGCAGGTGCTGAGCCGCTGGACACAGACCGGCGTAGCCAGTTACCAGGAATGGGCCGAGGCCCGCGAGCACCGGGCGGCCTGGGCGGCGTACGGCTTCGACTGGTCGACGGACCACTGCACCTCGTCCCCCGACAACCCCCTCGGCTTCCCCTTCGCGGACGCCTGCGCGCGCCACGACTTCGGCTACCGCAACCACCGTGCGGCGGGGCTGTTCCCGGCCGCCAAGACCCGGCTGGACCTCGCGTTCCACGCGGACCTCAAGCGGGTCTGCGCACACTACTCGGGCTCCCGCAGGAGCTCCTGCGAGGGCACCGCGTGGACCTACTACCAGGCTGTCCGGCTTCTCGGCATCTCCTGA
- a CDS encoding GNAT family N-acetyltransferase, whose translation MDIRRALTPAELEAAESLFDGPARTEWSERFLAAPGHLMLIAYVDGVPAGMVSGIEMSHPDKGTEMCLYELSVDEGYRRRGIGRDLTLALAEEAKARGCYGMWVGVDTDNEAALATYDAAGARDEGVFSMRGWPLAP comes from the coding sequence ATGGACATCCGCCGGGCCCTCACCCCTGCCGAGCTCGAAGCAGCCGAGTCCCTCTTCGACGGGCCTGCCCGCACGGAGTGGTCCGAGCGCTTCCTCGCCGCCCCGGGACATCTGATGCTCATCGCCTACGTCGACGGCGTGCCCGCCGGCATGGTCTCCGGCATCGAGATGAGCCACCCCGACAAGGGCACCGAGATGTGCCTGTACGAGCTGTCCGTGGACGAGGGGTACCGTCGCCGCGGTATCGGCCGCGACCTGACCCTGGCCCTCGCCGAGGAGGCCAAGGCCCGTGGCTGCTACGGCATGTGGGTGGGGGTCGACACCGACAACGAGGCCGCTCTGGCCACCTATGACGCCGCCGGCGCCCGCGACGAGGGGGTCTTCTCGATGCGCGGCTGGCCCCTCGCCCCCTAG
- a CDS encoding alpha/beta fold hydrolase, with product MRNAVVTPEGDRIRWVELAGEEPARVYVHGLGSTSPAYFAASATHPLLAGRRSLLVDLLGHGHSDRPEEFDYSLEAHADALAAALTEAGVEAAELIAHSMGGAVAIVLAHRHPHLVSRLVLVDANLDPQRTVPVMPGSSGIASYTEEEFLAGGWAEVRDRVGAHWWSTMRLTDRTALYRTAVHLAAGTRPTMRELLLESRIPRTYLLPEADGPLPGTDALEASGVAVVSVPDCGHNIMLDNPEGFARATAAALARD from the coding sequence GTGAGGAACGCCGTGGTCACGCCCGAGGGCGACCGGATCCGCTGGGTCGAGCTGGCGGGGGAGGAGCCGGCCCGGGTGTACGTGCACGGGCTCGGCTCCACCTCGCCCGCCTACTTCGCGGCGAGCGCCACCCATCCGCTGCTGGCGGGGCGGCGTTCGCTGCTGGTCGATCTGCTGGGCCACGGGCACAGCGACCGGCCCGAGGAGTTCGACTACAGCCTCGAAGCGCACGCCGACGCGCTGGCGGCCGCCCTCACCGAGGCCGGGGTGGAGGCAGCCGAGCTGATCGCCCACAGCATGGGCGGAGCCGTGGCCATCGTGCTCGCGCACCGGCACCCCCACCTGGTGTCCCGGCTGGTGCTCGTCGACGCCAACCTGGATCCGCAGCGGACCGTTCCCGTCATGCCGGGCAGCAGCGGGATCGCCTCCTACACCGAGGAGGAGTTCCTGGCGGGTGGCTGGGCCGAGGTCCGGGACCGGGTCGGCGCGCACTGGTGGTCCACGATGCGGCTGACCGACCGAACAGCCCTGTACCGCACGGCCGTCCACCTGGCCGCCGGCACCAGGCCCACCATGCGTGAGCTGCTGCTGGAGTCGAGGATCCCGCGCACCTACCTGCTGCCCGAGGCGGACGGCCCGCTCCCGGGCACCGACGCCCTCGAAGCCTCGGGCGTGGCCGTGGTGTCCGTCCCCGACTGCGGGCACAACATCATGCTCGACAACCCGGAAGGCTTCGCCCGGGCCACCGCGGCGGCCCTGGCCCGCGACTGA
- a CDS encoding phosphoribosyltransferase, with product MLFTHRAEAGERLAEALRHLEGEDPVVLGLPRGGVPVAYRVARALGAPLDVVVVRKLGVPHHRELGFGAIGEGGVRVVSEDIVRGSRLGPQDIEAVEHSEAAELARQAARFRGDRPRVPLDGRTVIVVDDGIATGATAAAACEVVRAQGAARVVLAVPVAPPDAVARLGSAADEVVCLATPHAFRAVGEWYQDFSQTPDEEVVFLLARAAADPTGRPPVRTVEVEVEVDAGGPVLVGDLAQPEGAGAVVVFAHGSGSGRRSPRNRSVAADLNRAGLSTLLLDLLTPGEEADRANVFDIETLARRLAAATAWLRRREFLPAGWFGASTGAAAALWAAGETGADIGAVVSRGGRPDLAGERLAAVRAPTLLIVGGRDSTVLDLNRRAQRELRCENRLEIVPGATHLFEEPGALDEVARLAGDWFTRHLVP from the coding sequence GTGCTGTTCACCCATCGCGCGGAAGCCGGCGAGCGGCTCGCCGAAGCGCTCCGACACCTGGAGGGGGAGGACCCCGTCGTCCTGGGCCTGCCCCGCGGCGGAGTCCCGGTCGCCTACCGGGTGGCCCGCGCGCTCGGCGCCCCCCTCGACGTCGTCGTCGTGCGCAAGCTCGGCGTCCCCCACCATCGTGAGCTGGGCTTCGGCGCCATCGGCGAAGGCGGCGTACGCGTCGTCAGCGAGGACATCGTCCGCGGCAGCCGGCTGGGCCCGCAGGACATCGAGGCGGTGGAACACTCCGAGGCGGCGGAGCTCGCCCGACAGGCCGCGCGGTTCCGCGGGGACCGGCCGCGCGTGCCCCTGGACGGCCGGACCGTGATCGTCGTGGACGACGGGATCGCGACCGGCGCCACGGCCGCCGCCGCGTGCGAGGTCGTACGGGCGCAGGGCGCGGCGCGGGTGGTGCTGGCCGTTCCGGTGGCCCCGCCGGACGCCGTCGCCCGGCTGGGCTCCGCCGCCGACGAGGTGGTGTGCCTCGCCACGCCCCATGCCTTCCGCGCCGTCGGCGAGTGGTACCAGGACTTCTCCCAGACCCCCGACGAGGAGGTCGTCTTCCTGCTGGCGCGCGCGGCGGCCGACCCCACCGGCCGCCCGCCCGTCCGAACCGTCGAGGTCGAGGTCGAGGTGGACGCCGGCGGCCCCGTACTGGTCGGGGACCTCGCCCAGCCGGAGGGCGCCGGGGCGGTCGTGGTGTTCGCGCACGGCTCCGGCAGCGGTCGCCGCAGCCCCCGCAACCGGTCCGTGGCGGCGGACCTCAACCGGGCGGGCCTCTCCACCCTGCTCCTCGACCTGCTCACGCCCGGGGAGGAGGCCGACCGGGCCAACGTCTTCGACATCGAGACCCTGGCCCGACGCCTCGCCGCGGCCACCGCCTGGCTGCGCCGGCGGGAGTTCCTCCCGGCGGGCTGGTTCGGGGCGAGCACCGGGGCCGCGGCGGCGCTGTGGGCGGCCGGGGAGACGGGCGCCGACATCGGGGCGGTGGTGTCCCGCGGTGGCCGGCCGGACCTGGCCGGTGAGCGGCTCGCCGCCGTACGGGCCCCCACGCTGCTGATCGTGGGTGGCCGGGATTCGACGGTGCTCGACCTCAATCGCCGGGCCCAGCGCGAGCTGCGCTGCGAGAACCGGCTGGAGATCGTCCCGGGGGCCACCCATCTCTTCGAGGAGCCGGGAGCCCTGGACGAGGTGGCCCGCCTGGCCGGTGACTGGTTCACCCGCCACCTGGTGCCGTGA
- a CDS encoding WxL protein peptidoglycan domain-containing protein produces the protein MPTRSRSRTRRRTRTLLYGLLLGLLLGGAGLLPATVARAADNGTWGVFPTPAAGAAMTDRAYFFHQGAAGSTLSDSVTIVNSSDKELTFQVFATDAVNTPAGGAFALLPVETKPKDVGAWVALAPETASTVTVPAKGRKDIPFSVQVPADATPGDHVGGIVALGTAVEGVQREGKVQVGVKRSVGARLYFRVPGPVTAGLSVEDVRVSRSAPLLPWVKNARATVSYALVNRGNVVVEPTVAVSAQGLFGRTVLNRPARELKLTLLPGQRIELTEPWPDAPQSDRVTVKVTAGAAAHPDLMSMSETDFVAVPWPAVGLLLVLAGAGATVWVLRRRRRAAGEQPESVPDLARTH, from the coding sequence ATGCCCACCCGCAGCCGCAGCCGCACCCGTCGTCGCACCCGCACCCTTCTGTACGGTCTGCTCCTCGGCCTGCTGCTCGGCGGCGCGGGCCTGCTGCCGGCCACCGTGGCGCGCGCCGCGGACAACGGCACGTGGGGGGTGTTCCCGACGCCGGCGGCCGGCGCGGCGATGACCGACCGCGCGTACTTCTTCCATCAGGGCGCGGCCGGGAGCACGCTGAGCGACAGCGTGACGATCGTGAACTCCTCCGACAAGGAGCTGACGTTCCAGGTCTTCGCCACCGATGCCGTGAACACCCCGGCGGGCGGCGCCTTCGCGCTGCTGCCGGTGGAGACGAAACCGAAGGACGTGGGCGCCTGGGTCGCGCTCGCGCCGGAGACCGCGAGCACCGTCACCGTGCCCGCCAAGGGCCGCAAGGACATCCCGTTCTCCGTGCAGGTCCCGGCGGACGCGACGCCCGGTGACCACGTCGGCGGGATCGTCGCCCTCGGCACCGCCGTGGAGGGCGTGCAGCGGGAGGGCAAGGTCCAGGTCGGGGTGAAGCGCTCGGTCGGCGCCCGGCTCTACTTCCGCGTGCCGGGGCCGGTCACGGCGGGGCTGAGCGTGGAGGACGTACGGGTCAGCCGCTCGGCGCCGCTGCTGCCGTGGGTCAAGAACGCCCGCGCGACGGTCTCGTACGCGCTGGTCAACCGGGGCAACGTGGTCGTCGAGCCCACGGTGGCGGTGTCCGCGCAGGGGTTGTTCGGGCGGACGGTGCTGAACAGGCCCGCCCGCGAGCTGAAGCTGACCCTGCTGCCGGGCCAACGGATCGAGCTGACCGAACCGTGGCCGGACGCCCCCCAGTCGGACCGGGTGACCGTGAAGGTCACGGCGGGCGCGGCCGCCCACCCCGACCTGATGTCGATGTCCGAGACCGACTTCGTCGCCGTGCCCTGGCCGGCCGTGGGACTGCTCCTGGTCCTGGCGGGCGCCGGCGCCACGGTGTGGGTGCTGCGCCGTCGACGCCGCGCGGCGGGCGAACAACCGGAGTCCGTACCGGACCTGGCCCGGACCCACTGA
- a CDS encoding DUF397 domain-containing protein: MADLYALDIDTAAFSKACGGNTHPDGEACVTLAKIGPDAWALGDSKRPDAEPLRFTTAELDAAGIDPARFDLSA, from the coding sequence ATGGCCGACCTGTACGCGCTCGACATCGACACCGCCGCCTTCTCGAAGGCGTGCGGCGGCAACACCCACCCGGACGGCGAGGCATGTGTGACCCTCGCCAAGATCGGCCCGGACGCGTGGGCCCTGGGGGACAGCAAGCGGCCGGACGCCGAGCCGCTGCGCTTCACCACGGCGGAACTGGACGCGGCGGGCATCGACCCCGCGCGCTTCGACCTCTCCGCCTGA